In Platichthys flesus chromosome 6, fPlaFle2.1, whole genome shotgun sequence, the genomic stretch aacacaacaaatattaaacaaatgcacaaatgcACTTGATGTAACGTAAACCTGTATATAATGACTGCCACTGTGTGCCACTTTAATTAGACGACTTTGCATCCTTTCAATGTTGAAATTGTGTCTTTTGACTGAAGAACGTTTGAGTTAGATGTTTGAAGTGCAGTATTCATATTATACAGATGATGGCGCTGTCGCCCTATGTGTCTTACATGTGATGCTGATTAAACAACCACAATCCCTTGTCTGTttaatttctttcatttgttcAGGTTTCATTTTAATCTAGAGATCCAGTTAGCTATTTCAATCATATGATAAATTATAGTGGTGTATTAGATTCACAATCAAACAGAGTCCAGACTGCTCTGACATCCTATAATCTGGTTGTTGAGCAGTGGGAGTAAATTGGTGGTGAACCTGCtgtttggggggagggggggggtcatgtgaaGGTGCAGGGATTTACAGTTGTCTTGCTCTCATGACACAGGAGGCAGCATTTTAGTTTGACACTCACAGTAGAAAATAGGCGACAATCAAGACTGTGACttgagttttcttcttcttttcattcatcttcATTAAAAGTCACTGAGTTTAACCCCAACAGGATTTCTGAAGAGATTAAAAAAGGTATGTTGATTGATTTGATGATGACAGTGAgaatatttaagacatttttacCTGTTGTCTGGAAGGAAAGGGACCTGCAGAGACAAGGGAAGATCATAAACATGCaaatttactgtaaatgtaaGATTTATTTCTGGTTTTTCAGGAAGAAcgcattttttaaacacatgtttGGGAATTTCTAATAATTCTTGTGCTTATACATGCTGTGTGTCTTTTCCTGCAATAACTAATTCTGATTTTGTTTCTGATTTGTTTGCCTTGAAAACAGATCATTCAAACAACCTGCAGCACACAGACAGTGTTTCTAATTCAGAGTCTTAATGTTGGTGTTTTTGGATGATTCTCACCTAGCTTATCCAGAAAAACGTGAATAAAAAGTTAGTGTAGTAATATAAACTTAAATAATGGTTCACAAAATGAATCACATAATAAttcaaacatataaaatatcagctcatttataaaagcttcgaGTTTATTATACAGTTGAAAAACGCTAAAGATATCTTGCTTGTATGTATCTTTTATTATAAAATCTTTTATCCTTTTTTCAGCAGACCAGAGGCATCCAACCATGTCTGAGGGGTAAGTTATTTAAATATCtattgattatttaaaaattaaCCATGTATAAAATTGTTGTTTCATGATGTCATTACTCAACCTGTATCCTTATTGCTTTCTTTTCCAAATCTCTTCTTCCACAGGCCcgtaagtattattattatcttaaaattatttatcttttaaaccATGTGGGTCTTTTTATGTAACTGTTTTCCTCTTCTGCCTCTTATGTAGAAAAAATCAAAGAACTCTGCCTCCCGCAGGCTGGCTCTAAAGGTGCTGTCTCTTCATTACAACATCATCTCTGTGACCATCTGACCCAAAACAATTTACTGCtaaatcatcaacatcatcacaCAATCCACATGTCCACAAAATGTGCcagtaaatctgtgtgtgtctttcctaATTCTAGACCAAACTGCTGAAGATGGCGACGGTGAtgttggagaaggagaaggaggcgaagaagctggagagagaaagtTCTCTGAGCGAGCGAGTCCCTTCTGTCCAGCTGTCTGGTTTGTCCATGCAGGACCTTCAGGTATGTTCAGGTCACTGCACAAGCCCCCTATCATACATACCACAATGAAACGACATGAGTTAAATGGTTCACACGTAAGGGGCCCTTTAGATGCCATGCATTCAGCATGTTCACATGCAGGAGGTGCATTGGACAACAGGGGCCTCGATgtctgcattttatattttgggaATTTTGCTGACACAACTACTCAGTCAAACGTTCAAGGAAATAGCAACTCAATAAAATATTACTTAGCATATTAAATACACAGCAAGTATCCACTAATACGTTAATAATCTAGAAGTAACCTGACACGTGCAGCAGTAACAACATACTTTCATTACATGTGATCCTCTCCCTGTCGATAGGCTGTGTGCAAAGACCTGTACCATAAGATTGATGTGGTGGATGGCGAGCGCTACGACATTGAAGCCAAGGTGGTGAAAAATAGCATGGAGGTAcgtgttctttttttatatcaatttaATTTTGGACTCGTTAAAATACTTTCTGAATCTGTTATGAATACTGTACatgttttaaatttattttaaaggttAAGTGTATAAGATTTAGTGACAACTAGtgttgaagttgcatgttgcaactGAATActctcaccctcccctttctaacatgaaagagaacctgtgggaaccttcagttgtcatacaaactcaaaagCTGTTTAGTTTTTCCAGTTTGGGCCCATGTAataaacatggcggcctccgtagagaggacccgcacctgtgaaaacatcactaggattgttatatattcaatttctgccaatagctctctttcacctaaatcttactcACTGAAGATGTCCTACTTGTTTACCGCAGATTGAGAATCTGTCTCAGAAGATCTTCCAGCTGAAGGGCAAGATGAACCGGCCCACTCTGAAGAGGGTGAAGATCTCAGCCGACGCCATGCTGGGAGCGCTGCTGGGCTCCAAGGTGAAAGAGTCCGTGGACTTCAAGGCCAACCTCAAGACtgtgaagaaagaggaggagaaggtaaGAAAGGCGAATGGCGCCTAGTCATTTCGATTTAAAGGCTGGATTTGAACGTTTTTAAGATGATATGAAAGGAAGCCAAAGGGACACTTCtcttctcaccactatgctgatggagggctgggtgaagtgttcgagtcaacaaaacacttttggagtcccaggggtaaacagcgttacagccaaatcaaatacaattgaagtaactggggaccacttcttcaaatgcaaagaaaaaaacaaaatgtcatccaagtgtctgtaagcctAAATATCCTATGATATCCTCCTTGTGCGTTGATCACAGCAGACAGAGTGAGAagtgaatgagtgaattttccgTTTTggggaactatccctttaaagcttAAACTGGTTGTGAATTATGTGCTCCGGTTCTTCAAAATACAGTATCACTAATACCCGTTAATAATCttcctccacacagaaagaggaGGTGACTGACTGGCGTAAGAACGTTGAGGCCATGTCTGGTATGGAGGGCAGGAAGAAGCTGTTTAATGCAGGACAGTAGATCTGCATGTTTGGatactttaaatataaatgctCTTTTACAATGGACAGAAATAAGAATGGACAAATGTGAGTGTGCAATATTTAGGGTTTAAGATTTAATTCAAGATTCAAAGGAAGTAGAttgtgtatatttaaaatataatttactcCTGTCCATGATTTGATGGCCTTGGCACCTGGATACCCACCCCAGAAATCAGCATTGTGAAATCTGCTGTGTTTCATGCTCTGTCAATTTGTGGTGAATCCCGGTTTACCTCATGATAATAAATACttctgatgaaaacacaaagttaatgctgttcttttgtttttaaacatctaCCTTCACATCACCTTTGCCCAAGACTGGGATCACAAGTCAGTTGGTAGTAAAAATTCTAGGACCTGGCAGTTGACAACAATGGCAGCTGAGAACAAAGTTGTTAAATCCTCTCTGCAATCAAAAGCAGAGCTGTGAACGTTCCAAAATAAGAGAGGTCGCAGGTTCAAGGCTGCAATAAACTGCTCAGTTAAAACGTCAAGGAGCATGGTTACAATCAGCGCACCTCCTCCTAAATATAATCATTACAGACACAATTAGAGACACACAAGAccttttcataataaaataatatttatccAATTATTTCAAGATTTTGCTCTAGATTTAGTTTCTAAATATTTTGGGTTTGGTACTGAGGCTCTGACAGAACAAGCAATTTGAAGTGGTcacacaatttaatttaatgggactgttgggtcGTGGTGAGGGGGATGTGCTCAACTGagttatatttttgttatgATCATAAACTCTGCAGTATGTTAAAGAGATGCCATTTCCTAGATGCTTCTTTAGCGAAGCCTCTTTGAGTACCGTGGCCCTCGTAAAGCTTCAGATTGCTATCCCACTTTGGATGAGCCAGTAAGACTCACTCCACTGCTGCTCTTTCAGTCCTGGTACAAATGTCGTGCCTCCTTCTCCACCCTCCTATAGTCACTCTCAAGGATGTAAATGTTCCCCATCAATCGCCGGTTAATGCCTCCTCTGCTATTGCACCTGTTTTTTCagccccagcatccacctgccGGCTCCAGCAGAGAGGTTTTCAATACTGTAATCAGTGATGATTGTGGAGCCTCTGCACCAAACTCAAATTATTTATGTTGCTGTAATTAACATTTCACACACAAGTTGATGAAATAAACTGGACACTAGGTTACCTGGCAGCAGACTCTGACAATAATCATCATGTTATGATGAGTTCACACTCACTGCTTTCTTTTAAAGGTGAGCCTATTTACAAACTACCAAAAGATTGTAGGCATACCTGTATGTCTGTGACAGCACATGAGCCCTTGCGAGTTCAACTTCCATACCTTCCCACCTGCTAAGCAACAAATTGGTAAATGATCAGGTCAGATATGTAATGTCGACATCATTTTTAGAGgtggtttaagaaaaaaaaataaa encodes the following:
- the tnni4b.2 gene encoding troponin I4b, tandem duplicate 2; the encoded protein is MATVMLEKEKEAKKLERESSLSERVPSVQLSGLSMQDLQAVCKDLYHKIDVVDGERYDIEAKVVKNSMEIENLSQKIFQLKGKMNRPTLKRVKISADAMLGALLGSKVKESVDFKANLKTVKKEEEKKEEVTDWRKNVEAMSGMEGRKKLFNAGQ